The DNA region CCGGTATCATGTCCTATGTCCGGCTTTAATCCCGAACCATCCCCGCGATTCACCCGGCGCCACTTTCTCGTCGGCGCGGGAGCAGCTGCAGCGGGCCTGGCTGTTTACTCTGGCGAAATCGCCCGCCATGAGATCGATCTCGTTCCCCGCACCATCGCCATTGCCAACCTCCCCGGCGCCTTCCATGGTTTCCGCATCGCGCAGATCAGCGACATCCACCTCGACGAGTTCACCGAGCCATTTTTCCTCGAACGCGTCGTCCATCAGGTCAATACCCTTGCCGCCGACATGGTCCTGCTGACGGGAGACTTCGTCACCCATGGCTCGCTCACCTTCCTCAACGGCCAGAACGCCGCTCACCGCTGCGCGGAGATCCTCAGCACGCTTACCTGCCCCTTGCGGTTCGCCTGCCTAGGCAACCACGACGTCGCCGTCAGCGCACCGCTGGTTATTTATTCCCTTACTTCGAACGGTATCCCGGTGCTCGTCGACCAACATGTTCCAATCGAACGCAACGGCTCCCGCTTCTGGCTGGCCGCCGTCAACGACCCCGGCACTACCAATCCCCGCCTCGAACTCGCTGTACCGGCACGCCCCGATGGTCCCGTCATCCTCATGGCGCACGAGCCAGACTATGCCGACACCGTCCGTGCACATCCCCGTGGCCATCTGGTCGACGTCATGCTCTCCGGCCACACCCACGGCGGCCAGATCAGGCTGCCCTTCCTCGGCCCTCTTGTGCTTCCGCCCATGGGCAAAAAGTACGCCGAAGGCCTCTTTCGCCTCGACAACATGCAGCTTTACGTCAATCGCGGTATCGGCGCTGTGGGAATTCCCTTCCGCCTTAATTGCCCGCCAGAGATCACCCTCATCACGCTGCAATCAGCTTGAAATTTAAGGCTGCCGTGTCATTGCAGCTTTGCCCGGGCATCCACGTCGACCTGTACCGTCTTGCCTACTCGCAGAATCAACGTGCTCGGATCTTTCATTCCCCACGCCACATAGGGCACGTCAAAGCTGGTCTTCGTAGTCAGCGTGGTTCCGTTCTGTGTAGTTGTGACCTGCAGGAAGAGTGGATGATCGGCGCCGTGAATGGTAAAGGTGCCTTCCACTGTCACATTCTGCGTCTTGCCGTCGCGGACAACGCCAGTGACCCTCTGAGGGTGAAAGATCGCTTCCGGATACTTCGCGCTTTCAAGAACATCGTTCGCCATACGATGGTCGCGAGCACCATTGCCGCTCTCGCCCGAGGCAGTTTCGACGATGATCTCTCCCTCAGCCACACCCGTCTTTTCATCCAGCGTCATCAGGCCACTCTTCAGCAGGAACGTACCGCGAACCGTGTGCAGAACGTCCTTCAGTGTCCAGCGGATCGTCGTCGCCGCGGGGTCGAAATGGAGTGTCAGATTCGAGGGCGTGTCTTGCGCCCACGCGGAACCGACGGCCAGTGTAAGTGTCGCTACCGCGAGAGCTAGCGAAAAGCGTGTAATTCTCTTTTTCATCCTGCTGAAAATAGTAATAGCCTCCCGAACCTCACCCCATGCCGCAGTACAACATGAGGAAGGCGTTCCTCGTTTAGATGCACGCGAAGCATCGCCGCGAAGAGATCGGGGCGAGCTGCGAGCGCCCTGAGTGTCCGTTTCCTTAGCCGGGGATGGCGGTCCATCAGGAGCATGACACGCGCCATCTGTTGGGGCAATCGTAAAATGTCCGCATGTTGCGCTTGATATAGCTCGAGTCCACCTTCGGCGATTGAATCGCGCAGTAGCAGCGCCTGTCGAAAACCCATCGCAAGTCCTTCCCCTGTGATAGCGTCAGCCGAGCCGGACGCATCGCCCACCAAAGCGACGTTGCCCCGCGTGACCCTATGAAAGCTGGAGGTCATCGTTACCGCGCCCCGCTGCGGAGTAAGCTGCTTCGCGCGCGATAGCAACTCGCGAAGTGCCGGGATGCTGTCAATCACGGCATTAAATGTCGTCGGCAATTGTGAGCGGGAGATGACGGCAACACACACCGTCCGTTCTCCCACGGGCGTCACATACGCCTGTCCGCCATCACCCCAATGGACCTCAACCTGTGACATCCCCACATTTCCATCTGTCGGCAGCTCGAAGTGTGCTCGAAAGCCAAACCGGCGGCTGCGCACCGCTCCGTTATTCAATCCAGCCCACGAGCGCGTTCGTGAGGACTCGCCATCCGCTCCAATCAGATATTTGCAGCAAAGAGCTTCGCCCTCGATGGACGGCTTCTTCCCAGGCGTCAACTCAACCCTTGTCTTCCACCGCATTCGTACTCCCATCGTCGTCGCCCTCTCCAGCAACTGACGATGCAGCGCCAATCGACGCACACCCATGCCCTCACCCGTTGTGAATGCGCTGCTCACGGTGGAGTCCCTATCTGCAAAGCGAATGCCGCCGAAAGGCGCCCCTTCCACCTTGGCCAAGTCAATCCCGAGTCTTGATAATTCGAGCAGAGAATCGGGCATCAGCCCCTCGCCGCAAGCCTTGTCTATCCCAGGCTCCTGCGCATCGATGAGTAGAACGTCGGCCCCCGTCTGCCTGAGCGCGATAGCGGCCGCCAGACCGGCAGGACCGCCGCCCACGATGACAACGTCGGCGCTACAGGTATTTCCCCGTTTCGATTGCCCTTCAGAGATCTCCGTAATCACCTTGCTTAGACTCCCCTGGAGCTCAAAAAGAGCACATTCTTTAGACTAAATGCACCCAGCCGAACGGAGATCACCGACATCTTAGTGTTGAAGACCCGGGAACGAATCGTAAAAGAGAACACCCTCAGAGTCGCGCGAGCGATCAGCGGATAAACAGGCAGGCAAACGAGGTGAGTACATTGCGCGGGAGGAACTTCGTCAACAGCTAGGTAACTTGAACAAAATCTATTACTTACCGCGCACGGCCTGCCGGCTTTTTCTGCTTTGGCTGCACCGTTACAGGAGCCGTACTCTTCACACCTGACTTCTCATCCATCCAGGCATCCAGCAAGTTCTTTTTGAACCGCCAGCGGTTCCCCAGTTTGAACGCCGGAATAAAGCCCTCCGACGCATACCGGTACAGCGTATCTCCACTGATGCCTAGATACTCCGACGCCTGCCGGATATCCAATACTTCGCGAGTCGTCACCTGCGCCAGAGCAGCCATTAGAGAACCCTTCGAAAGACCAGAACAAACCGGATAAATGCCAAGTCGAACCGGAAACCCGGGCACACTCTTTGTACCCCGTTTTCTTCAGCCAGACAACAGCAAACCCGGTTGTTAATCAACTAACCGATAATCACCCAGAGCCCCTATTGCTTCGAACGCAAAAATAAACGGCCCAACGCTGGCGCTGGACCTTCTTTGAGGTACTGCAATATTTTTAGCAAGCCGTTTTTTATCTCGTCGTGAAAGAGCGGTACCCGGTGAAAACTAATGGAATCAGCTACTTGACTACAGATTGAAACAGAGGCGAGTTCAGCAGTCCGGCAAATTCACTATCCGAGGAAGAGTAATCCACGGTCAGCGTTCCGGAGTTGGAATCGATCGTTGTCCGGTCCAGCGCCGATCTTTCCATCGGGGAGCCGGATGATTTCTTCATAATGACCATTCCCTTCATCAGGGTGGCACAGGTGGCCGCAGTCATCGTATCGGACATGACAACGGCGAGGTCGAACTTAACGCCGTTTTCGAAGTCCATGGTGTAGCGCGAACTCTTCATCCGGTTGCGAACCGTGTCGTAGTCGGTTAACTGCGCAGCATCGCCGAGCACGCTTTTCATCATCGTCTGCGTGCCCTTGGCGTCAAGCAGACTCCAGATCGCGCGCCGATCGACCGTTCCCATATCGTTGACCATCTCGCCGTTGGTGAGGAAGTTCGGGATGATCCCATCGCGAGCATCCAGTGCGACCTTCACCGCTGCTCTATCACCGAAGACCATCGTGGTCTGGTTCAGGAACACGACACTCATCCCGGCCGACCCCATCGAATAGATGGTGTTGTTGCGGTCGACGATGGGCTTGGTTTTACTTTTGGCAAAACCGGCCAGAATCGATTGCGTCTCAAACTGCCCCTGGGCGATGCCGACGATCCTGGTTCCCTGCCCGCTGGAGTCGCGGAACGAAGCGAAGGCCAGGACGTCAGCGTCTCTATCCACGTTCAGCTTGGCGTTCTTCAGCGCGGTCTCTAATCGCTTAAGTTCAGGCGGGAGAACCCGCTCCTTCAAGTCCATTGCGGCAGTCGAATTCTGCATGGCGCGGTAGTCCACCACGATGAGTTGCTGAACGTCCTTAGGAATAGCGGACTTAGCGTCACTCGATAGCTCCGCCGCCTGAGAGAACGTAGCGGAGAGAGCAAGCACGGCGATGGGGAGGAGGTGCCGATAGAGAATACGCAATGAAATTACTCCTTGGCCACGGAACTTTGCGGCCTAACCTTTCTATTCTTCCGTGAAACACGGGGATAAGCAAGCAATAGGGCTTCCTACCTTTGACGTACCCGGCAAAATAGTGTCGTTCGAAGTCTTCAATACAAGTGGTTAACGGCGCCGGAAGCGCTTCGATGATCTCAGTACTGACACTAGCGCATCAGGCGGTAGGCCAGGCGAGCGGATGCTCCAGGCGCCGCTCCAGAACTTTGAGTGCTGGATTAAAGCCCGTGATCTGCCCAACCCACTCTGAACCCTCATCGTAGGCCTCCTGAGGAATCAGGCCGATGAGTTCGGCGTCATCGATCAGCGCGCCATGACGCTGCGCAAGATGCTGGATGGTCGCGTGGATATGCCGCATGGGCGTGATGCGAAAGTCCGTGATGTTCATGCTGACCTGGGCGCGCCCATTCGCAACCACGCCAATTGCCTTCACTCCATGGAGTCCTCCGTTGGAGGCTCGAATGTCCCGGGCGATGGCGCGCGCGGCGGAGATATCCCCTTGATGAAGATGGACGTTGTAGGCAATAAGGAAATTTCGCGCTCCAACAGCCGAGGCTCCAGCGGTTTCGTGGAGGCCGGGACCTCCGACGTCGGGACGTCGGGCCGCATCGCGACGGGTAGCTTCGCGGAGCCCTTCAAACTGGCCCTTGCGTACATCTTCGAGCTGGACGCGATCAGGACGCGCAGCGGCGGCTCCGTAGAAGTAGACGGGAACCCCGTAGGTCCGCCAGATCAGCAGCCCCGCCTGCCTCGCCAGCACAGCGCACTCCGCCATCGAGATGCCGCTGACCGGGATGAAGGGGACTACGTCGGCAGCGCCGATGCGTGGGTGGACGCCCTTCTGTTTTGTAAGGTCAATCAGTTCCGCCGCTTTGCCGACGGATTTAACCGCCGCCGCTATCACCGCTGCAGGCGGCCCAGCGATGGTAACCACCGAACGGTTGTGAGCAGTGTCGAGCGACCAGTCGAGAAGGCTCACGCCCTCGACCTGCATCGCGGCGACGATCTTGCTTACCTTGGCAACGTCCGTGCCCTCAGAAAAGTTCGGGACACACTCGATGATCGCATCAGAATTCATAGGCACGTCTTACTTCCACCAGCTATAACCAATCGTGAATTGGAGACTCGCATTCACGCCGGGGTTCTTGTCGCCGAGCGAGGCCGAGGAGATATGCACCGCGTTGGCGCTGAAGTCGATGGAGCGACGCGGGCGCAGGAAGTAGTGAAACCCAACGCCCCCCTGAGGTGTGAAGTTCCACACGCTGGCGTCGGTGTTGGGACCGTCGTTGGCGAGAGTCAGCGGCTGTCCGCCAAACGCCGGATATTTGTGGTTGGTCCAAACGAGGCCTCCTGCACCCTGTATCCATGGGGAGACGCGTCGGGTACCGGTAAAGTTCCAGCGCAGAATGATGGGCGTAATGGAGACTCCGGAGTAAGTACCCCCCGTCGTATAGAGCGGTGAGCAGGCGAGATTAGCCGAGTCTGAGACAACGCTGCAATGGGCGCGCTGAAACTTCGGCGTGTAGGACTGCCAGAAGGGGAAGACCTCGACGGCGTACTCGAAGTTGCCGTGGAGTGGGCCGGGCAGGTAGTTGCCGGTAAGAACTTTGCCTGCATGAACTCCGGCCATAAGGAACTTGAAACTATTGCGATTCTCGGTGAGGCCGACGCCGCTCTGGACGAGGACCCCCAGTTCGAGCGGCAGTTTGCCGGAATTGGTGTGAAAGGGAGTCGCCTCGCGGCTTGCCGCCGGAGCCTGCGCGACCGCGAGGGGTACGGAGAGAACAA from Edaphobacter paludis includes:
- a CDS encoding metallophosphoesterase translates to MSGFNPEPSPRFTRRHFLVGAGAAAAGLAVYSGEIARHEIDLVPRTIAIANLPGAFHGFRIAQISDIHLDEFTEPFFLERVVHQVNTLAADMVLLTGDFVTHGSLTFLNGQNAAHRCAEILSTLTCPLRFACLGNHDVAVSAPLVIYSLTSNGIPVLVDQHVPIERNGSRFWLAAVNDPGTTNPRLELAVPARPDGPVILMAHEPDYADTVRAHPRGHLVDVMLSGHTHGGQIRLPFLGPLVLPPMGKKYAEGLFRLDNMQLYVNRGIGAVGIPFRLNCPPEITLITLQSA
- a CDS encoding YceI family protein, which encodes MKKRITRFSLALAVATLTLAVGSAWAQDTPSNLTLHFDPAATTIRWTLKDVLHTVRGTFLLKSGLMTLDEKTGVAEGEIIVETASGESGNGARDHRMANDVLESAKYPEAIFHPQRVTGVVRDGKTQNVTVEGTFTIHGADHPLFLQVTTTQNGTTLTTKTSFDVPYVAWGMKDPSTLILRVGKTVQVDVDARAKLQ
- a CDS encoding FAD-dependent monooxygenase, which codes for MITEISEGQSKRGNTCSADVVIVGGGPAGLAAAIALRQTGADVLLIDAQEPGIDKACGEGLMPDSLLELSRLGIDLAKVEGAPFGGIRFADRDSTVSSAFTTGEGMGVRRLALHRQLLERATTMGVRMRWKTRVELTPGKKPSIEGEALCCKYLIGADGESSRTRSWAGLNNGAVRSRRFGFRAHFELPTDGNVGMSQVEVHWGDGGQAYVTPVGERTVCVAVISRSQLPTTFNAVIDSIPALRELLSRAKQLTPQRGAVTMTSSFHRVTRGNVALVGDASGSADAITGEGLAMGFRQALLLRDSIAEGGLELYQAQHADILRLPQQMARVMLLMDRHPRLRKRTLRALAARPDLFAAMLRVHLNEERLPHVVLRHGVRFGRLLLFSAG
- a CDS encoding helix-turn-helix domain-containing protein, with translation MAALAQVTTREVLDIRQASEYLGISGDTLYRYASEGFIPAFKLGNRWRFKKNLLDAWMDEKSGVKSTAPVTVQPKQKKPAGRAR
- the ftcD gene encoding glutamate formimidoyltransferase, producing the protein MNSDAIIECVPNFSEGTDVAKVSKIVAAMQVEGVSLLDWSLDTAHNRSVVTIAGPPAAVIAAAVKSVGKAAELIDLTKQKGVHPRIGAADVVPFIPVSGISMAECAVLARQAGLLIWRTYGVPVYFYGAAAARPDRVQLEDVRKGQFEGLREATRRDAARRPDVGGPGLHETAGASAVGARNFLIAYNVHLHQGDISAARAIARDIRASNGGLHGVKAIGVVANGRAQVSMNITDFRITPMRHIHATIQHLAQRHGALIDDAELIGLIPQEAYDEGSEWVGQITGFNPALKVLERRLEHPLAWPTA
- a CDS encoding acyloxyacyl hydrolase gives rise to the protein MTKGFRGIARPFIGALALVLSVPLAVAQAPAASREATPFHTNSGKLPLELGVLVQSGVGLTENRNSFKFLMAGVHAGKVLTGNYLPGPLHGNFEYAVEVFPFWQSYTPKFQRAHCSVVSDSANLACSPLYTTGGTYSGVSITPIILRWNFTGTRRVSPWIQGAGGLVWTNHKYPAFGGQPLTLANDGPNTDASVWNFTPQGGVGFHYFLRPRRSIDFSANAVHISSASLGDKNPGVNASLQFTIGYSWWK